The sequence below is a genomic window from Anaerolineae bacterium.
CCTGGCCGAGGGGAGCGTAGAAGAATTGGGCCTCGATCGGCTGGGGTTGGGCGATCGGCCGCGCGAGGAGACTTTCCCGCCCTGTCAAGTGGACCTGGTTGTGTCAGATGGCGACCTCCTCGCCATCGGCGACCTGCAGGTCCAGGCTATTCAGGTACCCGGTCACAACCCTGGCTGCCTTTGCTACTTAATGAATGTGGACGGACGACGAGTGCTCTTCGCAGGTGATGTGGTGTCTTACGGTGGCGTCATCAGCCTGGGCAACTGGCCAGGCTGCGACCTGCAAGCCTATCAGAAGGGCCTTCGGAAGTTGGCCGATCTTAAGGTAGACGCGCTGCTGCCGGGCCATCTTTTGTGGACCTTAAGCGGCGGCCAGGCGCACATAGACAAAGCGATTCAGGCCTTTGCGGGCCTGTGGCCGCCGCCGGCTATTCACCAATGTTGTATGTAGCAGGGAAAAGGCGGTTTGATCGCGTTTCGCATGCTTTGCCTTCGCTTGTAGCGGTCTTATTACAGCGAATCGTCTAGCCAAC
It includes:
- a CDS encoding MBL fold metallo-hydrolase produces the protein MKLLEHIYLVGSGGVGISDPGDCHVYLLDGGSELALVDAGCGVDTERILRNVAREGFDPARIRHLLLTHAHRDHAGGSSYLKALLARKGGFGLRLVASEPEARLLAEGSVEELGLDRLGLGDRPREETFPPCQVDLVVSDGDLLAIGDLQVQAIQVPGHNPGCLCYLMNVDGRRVLFAGDVVSYGGVISLGNWPGCDLQAYQKGLRKLADLKVDALLPGHLLWTLSGGQAHIDKAIQAFAGLWPPPAIHQCCM